The following are encoded in a window of Congzhengia minquanensis genomic DNA:
- the guaA gene encoding glutamine-hydrolyzing GMP synthase, which yields MQQDMIVILDLGSTENTVLARAIRALGVYSEIYPHDITPEELKRLPNVKGVILNGGKNNVIDGKEIDVDPELYHTGIPVLAVSHPYDPDDSDAVVWPHKESALKEALKPFVFDVCHAQPNWNMENFIADQIELIKQQVGDKKVLLALSGGVDSSVVAALLIRAIGKNLVCVHVNHGLMRKGESESVVEVFQNQLNANLIYVDASDRFLDKLKGVSDPEEKRKIIGGEFIRVFEEEAGKLDGIDYLAQGTIYPDIVESGTKTAKTVKSHHNVGGLPEDMQFALIEPLKQLFKDEVRACGLALGLPESMVYRQPFPGPGLGVRCLGAITRERLEAVRDSDAILREEFHNEGLDKCVWQYFTVVPDFQSVGVRDNARTFEYPVILRAVNTVDAMTATIEEIPWPVLHKITERIINEVAGVNRVCYDLTPKPTGTIEWE from the coding sequence ATGCAGCAGGACATGATTGTAATTCTAGACTTAGGCAGCACGGAAAACACGGTGCTGGCCCGTGCAATCCGCGCTTTGGGCGTTTATAGCGAGATTTATCCCCACGACATTACGCCGGAAGAGCTAAAGCGGCTGCCAAATGTAAAAGGCGTTATTTTAAACGGTGGAAAAAACAACGTGATTGACGGTAAAGAAATTGATGTGGACCCGGAACTTTATCACACAGGAATTCCCGTTTTGGCAGTGAGCCACCCATACGACCCCGACGACAGCGATGCGGTTGTATGGCCCCACAAGGAAAGCGCGCTGAAAGAAGCATTAAAACCCTTTGTGTTTGACGTTTGCCATGCCCAGCCCAACTGGAACATGGAAAACTTTATTGCCGACCAGATTGAGCTTATAAAACAGCAGGTGGGCGATAAAAAGGTGCTTTTGGCCTTGTCCGGCGGCGTGGACTCCTCGGTGGTTGCGGCACTGCTTATTCGCGCAATCGGCAAAAACCTGGTTTGTGTTCACGTGAACCACGGACTGATGCGCAAGGGAGAATCGGAAAGCGTTGTTGAGGTGTTTCAAAACCAGCTGAACGCCAACTTAATTTATGTTGATGCCAGCGATCGGTTTTTGGACAAGCTGAAAGGTGTTTCAGACCCGGAAGAAAAACGAAAAATTATTGGCGGCGAATTTATTCGTGTATTTGAAGAAGAAGCGGGAAAATTGGATGGAATTGATTATCTCGCCCAGGGAACCATTTATCCCGACATTGTGGAAAGTGGAACAAAAACGGCAAAAACCGTGAAATCCCATCACAACGTTGGCGGCCTGCCGGAGGACATGCAGTTTGCGCTCATTGAACCGTTGAAACAGCTGTTTAAAGATGAGGTTCGCGCCTGCGGGCTGGCTCTCGGCCTGCCGGAAAGCATGGTTTACCGTCAGCCGTTCCCGGGGCCGGGCTTAGGCGTGCGCTGTTTAGGCGCCATCACCCGTGAGCGTTTGGAGGCCGTGCGCGACTCCGATGCCATTTTGCGGGAAGAGTTTCACAACGAAGGACTCGACAAGTGTGTTTGGCAATATTTCACTGTGGTGCCCGACTTTCAGTCGGTAGGCGTGCGCGACAATGCACGCACCTTTGAATACCCTGTGATTCTTCGGGCGGTGAACACGGTCGACGCCATGACCGCCACCATTGAAGAAATCCCCTGGCCTGTGCTGCATAAAATCACGGAGCGTATCATCAACGAAGTGGCAGGTGTGAACCGCGTTTGCTACGACTTAACGCCAAAGCCTACCGGCACTATTGAGTGGGAATGA
- a CDS encoding diphthine--ammonia ligase, with the protein MRDWNEVRFVASYSGGKDSVLAIHRAICQGMVLQALIITYNTDLERSWFHGVPPEILAEVEQSVGVPVQLIRTAGADYNANFERALLEQKKLGAQACVFGDIDIEGHLQWGIERCNAAGVEACFPLWKENRESLVRECISCGFVPYITVVDTKRLSADFLGHPITPQVMERIKDAGADVCGENGEYHTFVTDGPIFAQPLPIEFSAPQQHGGYAVQPMHLRK; encoded by the coding sequence ATGAGAGATTGGAATGAAGTGCGCTTTGTTGCCTCTTACAGCGGCGGAAAAGACAGCGTTTTAGCCATTCACCGGGCTATCTGTCAAGGCATGGTGCTGCAGGCTTTGATTATCACATACAACACAGATTTGGAACGCTCCTGGTTTCACGGCGTTCCGCCAGAAATCCTTGCGGAAGTAGAACAATCAGTTGGAGTACCCGTTCAGTTGATCCGCACTGCCGGTGCAGACTATAACGCAAATTTCGAGCGCGCTTTGCTGGAGCAGAAAAAGCTGGGCGCTCAGGCCTGCGTTTTTGGCGATATTGACATTGAGGGCCACCTTCAGTGGGGTATTGAGCGGTGCAACGCCGCAGGTGTGGAAGCCTGTTTCCCGCTGTGGAAAGAGAACCGGGAAAGCCTGGTGCGGGAGTGTATTTCCTGTGGCTTTGTTCCCTATATCACGGTTGTGGATACCAAACGTCTCAGCGCAGACTTCCTGGGGCACCCCATTACTCCCCAGGTTATGGAAAGAATTAAAGATGCTGGCGCTGATGTCTGTGGTGAGAACGGCGAGTATCATACCTTTGTGACGGACGGGCCAATTTTTGCCCAGCCGCTGCCCATCGAATTTTCTGCCCCGCAACAACATGGCGGCTATGCAGTGCAGCCTATGCACTTACGGAAATGA
- a CDS encoding metallophosphoesterase: MPAVDKKLNRILSSADSIPFNAQSKIIIMSDCHRGQGNTGDNFLPNQLLFFGALEYYYDNGFTYIELGDGDELWENRKIKPIIEAHSDAYWMMSQFYKSHRFYMLYGNHDVVKRRKLTTSRYYSHYFCEKDTCVLPLFPGIQVHEGLVLKNTDINKNILLVHGHQGSFLNDTAWPLARFLVRYVWKPLEMVGFQQPTGAGRSHSNKEKIEKDLAAYAENKQQMVIAGHTHRPVYPSPGDGLYFNDGSCVHPRCITGIEIENNQITLIKWAVGIKKDRSMYVERHILEGPCDIAAFYK, translated from the coding sequence ATGCCCGCGGTTGACAAAAAGTTAAACCGAATTCTGTCCTCAGCAGACAGCATTCCCTTTAACGCACAATCCAAAATCATCATTATGAGCGACTGTCACAGGGGTCAGGGCAATACCGGCGACAACTTTTTGCCCAACCAGCTTTTGTTTTTTGGTGCGTTAGAATATTATTATGATAACGGCTTCACCTATATTGAGCTGGGAGACGGCGACGAGCTTTGGGAAAACAGGAAAATTAAGCCGATTATTGAGGCTCACAGCGACGCCTATTGGATGATGTCCCAGTTTTATAAATCCCACAGGTTTTATATGCTTTATGGCAACCATGATGTTGTAAAACGGCGCAAGCTCACCACCAGCCGCTATTACAGCCACTATTTCTGCGAAAAGGATACCTGTGTTCTTCCTCTGTTCCCTGGCATTCAGGTGCACGAGGGACTGGTGCTGAAAAACACCGACATTAATAAAAATATTTTGTTGGTGCACGGCCACCAGGGAAGCTTTTTAAACGACACTGCCTGGCCTCTGGCGCGGTTTTTGGTGCGCTATGTGTGGAAGCCCTTGGAAATGGTAGGGTTTCAGCAGCCCACCGGCGCCGGCAGGTCTCATTCCAACAAAGAAAAAATTGAAAAGGACCTGGCGGCCTATGCCGAAAATAAACAGCAGATGGTAATTGCCGGGCACACCCACAGGCCCGTCTACCCCTCTCCCGGCGATGGGCTGTATTTTAACGACGGCAGTTGCGTCCACCCCCGGTGTATTACTGGCATTGAAATTGAAAACAACCAAATTACCTTAATTAAATGGGCGGTTGGAATCAAAAAAGACCGCAGCATGTATGTGGAGCGCCACATTTTAGAAGGCCCCTGCGACATTGCCGCATTTTATAAGTAA
- a CDS encoding copper amine oxidase N-terminal domain-containing protein gives MRKKLFAAAMAVLMLFALCVPGGFAANAKAIPIRFHKAGGGQFIYCNNPEAVTKTDLSSTDNPSPTYLMKNEDLGPDNYSVFFCFYNFAGFDIEPDVEFTSENGAVIKINSIGYYTPQGVEFWDCLGAWPDYLGVNIRSLAGNEQHVAFAGAKNVPAEFSLNSGENDWASRYLYNYEALKPEATFNMLIDFTIVSGRADVNFAALKHTKTLGDRSSHDPNAAPGKYVRDNTVKGIDKETLPIVETDIQICIDKDTPNGEPVPAEVFNQYHPEGSVTPFWTTNINPSRDEYMVSKNTAAGSDMLSLTYEDDSKLAYYGRSVPQSQRDNVWQMDLYHFDTAGYDPSLPWTADEHVPNAFTSETLDKNNPPNPNFQFNLGNFGVTNRYRLAIENRDSIPRTLNYYIKSSCTSNIVIARDKDGTMLNPFTLEPENPFAISKEITWGEQTDACMFSAEVGPGETKEYVLDVILPTNNFGGQANSIRIDTVKHLQPREYSPFPSYMQTQTNKDVFFTGAETMKWENGALLRFDEDAAVWNEVILPETTRTLFEAESNHISLVKTGAGYAARFCGWDDFGNSIMNKNRKNTVYFLDSSMNVTGQKTFPDYIFGFLSDGKTLYVQSDKVYRTDNLETFEPVEETPVWNGKYLLVKKGSTFYERKEEKDIPIVFEGQTPKEIFSTDGVFYYKKSWQTSLTDKNTENILSVSPDGVNWTDIALPSNFLELLKVSRVGDRLFVSTKFEQFSFDVPTQAGLVRVQLNGELLSFLTQSKISQDRTMVPIRLFFEKLGASVGWNGATGTVTAEKGGRSIELNIGSKTAFADGVAVEMDVAPYIENDKTMVPMRFISEQLGCTVDWDENTKTAAVDAIF, from the coding sequence ATGAGAAAGAAACTGTTTGCCGCAGCCATGGCGGTGCTGATGCTTTTTGCGCTGTGCGTGCCCGGCGGATTTGCGGCGAATGCCAAGGCAATCCCCATCCGGTTTCATAAGGCCGGCGGGGGACAGTTTATCTACTGTAACAATCCTGAAGCGGTTACGAAAACAGACCTTTCCAGCACGGATAACCCCAGCCCAACGTATCTGATGAAGAATGAGGATTTGGGTCCGGACAACTATTCCGTCTTTTTCTGCTTTTATAACTTTGCGGGTTTCGACATTGAGCCTGATGTGGAATTTACGTCGGAAAACGGCGCGGTGATCAAAATTAATTCCATTGGTTACTACACCCCTCAGGGCGTAGAGTTTTGGGACTGTTTGGGCGCATGGCCCGACTATTTGGGCGTAAACATTCGCTCCCTTGCCGGAAACGAACAGCACGTGGCCTTTGCGGGAGCGAAAAATGTGCCGGCGGAGTTTTCATTAAACAGCGGGGAAAACGACTGGGCCAGCCGGTATCTTTACAACTATGAAGCTTTAAAGCCCGAGGCGACCTTTAACATGCTTATTGACTTCACAATTGTATCCGGCAGAGCGGATGTGAATTTTGCGGCGCTGAAGCACACAAAAACTCTGGGCGACCGCAGCAGCCACGACCCAAACGCCGCGCCGGGGAAATATGTGCGCGACAACACGGTGAAGGGCATTGACAAAGAAACGCTGCCAATTGTGGAGACTGACATTCAGATATGCATTGACAAAGACACGCCGAACGGTGAACCTGTGCCGGCAGAGGTTTTTAACCAATACCATCCCGAGGGCAGCGTGACGCCATTTTGGACGACCAACATCAATCCCAGCCGGGATGAATATATGGTGAGCAAAAACACCGCCGCGGGTTCAGACATGCTTTCGCTGACCTATGAAGACGACAGCAAGCTTGCCTACTACGGCAGAAGCGTGCCGCAATCCCAGCGGGACAACGTTTGGCAAATGGATCTTTACCACTTTGATACGGCGGGCTACGACCCGTCGCTCCCCTGGACGGCTGACGAGCATGTGCCCAATGCGTTTACCTCGGAAACGCTGGATAAAAACAATCCGCCCAATCCAAACTTTCAGTTTAACCTGGGCAATTTTGGCGTGACCAACCGCTACCGCCTTGCCATTGAAAACCGGGACAGCATTCCCCGCACGTTGAATTACTATATTAAAAGCTCCTGCACCAGCAACATTGTAATCGCGCGGGACAAAGACGGAACCATGTTAAACCCCTTTACCTTAGAACCGGAAAATCCCTTTGCCATCAGCAAGGAAATTACGTGGGGAGAACAGACAGATGCCTGCATGTTCAGTGCAGAAGTTGGGCCGGGGGAAACGAAGGAATATGTTTTAGACGTAATTTTGCCTACAAATAACTTTGGCGGACAGGCAAACTCAATCCGAATTGACACGGTAAAGCATTTACAGCCCAGGGAATATTCCCCCTTTCCATCCTACATGCAGACACAAACGAACAAGGACGTGTTTTTCACCGGCGCGGAAACGATGAAGTGGGAAAACGGTGCGCTTTTACGCTTCGATGAAGATGCAGCCGTATGGAACGAAGTAATTTTACCCGAAACAACCCGGACTCTGTTTGAAGCGGAAAGCAATCATATCAGTCTTGTGAAAACAGGCGCTGGCTATGCCGCCAGATTTTGCGGATGGGACGATTTTGGAAATTCTATTATGAATAAAAATCGGAAAAATACGGTTTATTTTTTAGACAGTTCCATGAACGTAACGGGACAAAAAACGTTTCCGGACTATATTTTCGGATTTTTAAGCGACGGAAAAACGCTTTATGTGCAATCAGACAAGGTGTACCGCACAGATAACCTTGAAACGTTTGAACCGGTGGAGGAAACTCCTGTTTGGAATGGAAAATATTTATTGGTTAAAAAGGGCAGTACGTTTTATGAGCGCAAGGAGGAAAAAGACATTCCAATTGTGTTCGAAGGGCAAACGCCAAAAGAAATTTTCAGCACAGACGGCGTGTTCTACTATAAAAAGTCCTGGCAGACATCCCTTACCGACAAGAACACGGAAAACATTTTGTCTGTGTCCCCAGACGGTGTAAACTGGACGGATATTGCTCTACCAAGCAATTTTTTAGAACTTTTAAAGGTAAGCAGAGTGGGGGACAGGCTTTTTGTCAGCACAAAATTTGAGCAGTTTTCCTTTGATGTACCCACCCAGGCGGGGCTGGTACGCGTTCAGTTAAACGGCGAGCTGCTGTCGTTTCTCACGCAATCGAAAATTTCACAAGACCGCACCATGGTGCCAATTCGTCTGTTTTTTGAAAAGCTTGGAGCAAGTGTTGGCTGGAATGGGGCCACAGGTACCGTGACAGCAGAGAAGGGCGGTCGCAGCATTGAATTAAACATTGGAAGCAAAACTGCCTTTGCAGACGGTGTGGCAGTTGAGATGGACGTGGCGCCCTATATTGAAAACGACAAAACAATGGTTCCCATGCGGTTCATCTCCGAACAGCTTGGTTGCACGGTGGACTGGGACGAAAACACAAAAACAGCCGCGGTTGACGCAATATTTTAA
- a CDS encoding DUF4474 domain-containing protein — protein sequence MPLPIIIAISAVAAVVVILVLIWLVRIIAFRPTADKAKQLKELNDDLEPAGFAYNMKEDYFYSLKNCWQREVGYCRLYDEGSPFFNMIMDCEPITFSYGGKRWLIELWKGQYGITTGAEIGIYNTMREDIHSEKFTGTFYEPISDAEQMDLSFVLRKNGKVLLKRKGLHWWLTAFKLGEFSETNTLTMEAKIKFPNRAMCWAFVNGLMRTGYRPQEFSIHFKTVTIYFDKPHSPQPVTQEGIQEDVVQGVNKNNCKLYNTVTSRYTDTLDKLEYLKAFAPELYEIMMHSLYAKGFFSAFEWIIKIIHGHRPPKPPEPPKPPCPPPKPPCPPTETCTESQPADAETLRRINSRQKAPSAHENSGHDNEV from the coding sequence ATGCCACTGCCGATTATCATTGCCATTTCAGCGGTTGCCGCTGTAGTGGTTATTTTAGTGCTGATTTGGCTCGTTAGAATCATTGCCTTTCGGCCAACGGCTGATAAAGCAAAGCAGCTAAAAGAACTAAATGACGATTTAGAACCTGCCGGTTTTGCCTATAACATGAAAGAAGACTATTTTTATTCTCTGAAAAACTGCTGGCAGCGGGAGGTCGGATATTGCAGGCTTTATGATGAAGGTTCGCCGTTTTTCAACATGATAATGGACTGCGAGCCCATCACCTTTTCCTACGGCGGAAAGCGCTGGTTAATTGAGCTGTGGAAAGGCCAGTATGGTATTACCACAGGTGCAGAAATTGGAATTTATAACACCATGCGCGAAGACATACACTCCGAAAAATTTACCGGAACGTTTTATGAACCCATTAGCGACGCAGAGCAAATGGATCTTTCCTTTGTCCTGCGAAAAAACGGAAAAGTGCTGCTAAAAAGAAAAGGCCTGCACTGGTGGCTCACCGCGTTTAAGCTGGGCGAATTTTCAGAAACAAATACCTTAACCATGGAGGCCAAAATTAAGTTTCCCAACCGTGCAATGTGCTGGGCGTTTGTCAACGGCTTAATGCGGACTGGCTACCGCCCCCAGGAGTTTTCCATTCATTTTAAAACGGTTACAATTTATTTTGACAAGCCCCACTCCCCGCAGCCTGTGACCCAGGAGGGAATTCAGGAAGACGTCGTTCAGGGCGTGAACAAAAACAACTGCAAGCTTTATAACACCGTAACGTCGCGATATACCGACACGTTGGATAAGCTGGAATATTTAAAGGCATTTGCACCGGAGCTTTACGAAATTATGATGCACTCGCTGTATGCAAAGGGATTTTTCTCGGCGTTTGAATGGATTATCAAAATCATTCACGGGCACCGCCCGCCAAAACCGCCCGAACCGCCAAAGCCTCCCTGCCCTCCGCCGAAACCGCCCTGTCCCCCGACAGAGACCTGCACGGAGTCCCAGCCGGCAGACGCGGAAACGCTGAGAAGAATTAACAGCCGGCAGAAGGCGCCCAGTGCGCACGAAAACAGCGGCCACGACAACGAGGTGTAG